Part of the Terriglobales bacterium genome is shown below.
GCAGGAAGTGAAAGTCAAGGCCTTCAACACTGACGCCGCTTTTGGCCATACCGGCAGCGGCACCATCAATGAGGTCATGAAGACGGGCACGAACAAATTACATGGTTCGGCGTACGGATTTGCCCAGCCTTCCTGGGCATCAGCCAACAGTTTCTTTAATAACCGAAACAACGTCGCCCGGCCCAACACGAATTTCAATCAATATGGGCTGACGGCCGGCGGCCCGGTGATCGTGCCCAAGCTGTACAACGGTCGCAACAAGCTGTTTTGGTTTTTCGCGTGGGAGGTGCTCAAGGACGGCCAGCCCAACCCAAAGCTGCTGACCGTGCCGACGAGCGCAGAGCGGCAAGGCGACTTTTCATCTTTGCTGACCCTCGGCAGCCAAAGCGTTCAAATTTACAACCCGTACAGTGGAACGCTTAGCGGCACAAAGGTCAATCGCAAGCCCTTTATGTGCGATGCGAGTGGTAACCCATTAGCTCCTAATATGACCCCGGGGCCGACTTTCGGAACACAGGCCAGTGGCATACCATGCAACAAGATCCCACAGCAACTGCTCAACCCGGTTGCTTTGGCGTATCTGAAGTTTTATCCGCAGCCCAATGTTACCGGAACTGCGACAGGGTATTCGAATTACGCTAACACCGCGACCACCAATGACGATTACAGCAACGAGTTGGGCCGTTTGGATTGGACCATGAGCGAGCGCAGCCGGCTGGCATTTAACGTCCGCCACAACTCCGAGTTCCAATCGAAGAACAACTATTTTCTGAACAACACGACCGGTTCCGACCTGCAGCGCAACAACTGGGGCGCGACCGCCGACGAGGTCTTCATTATTAATCCCAGCACAGTGCTGAATGTGCGCGCGAACTACACTCGGTTGAACGAGTTCCATCCATCGCCCAGCGCCGGCTTCGACCCGACGAAACTCGGTTTCCCGTCGAACATTACAAGCACCAGCCAGTACCTGCAGTTACCGGCGATCAGCTTCGGCTCGAGTTGCGGCAACGATACCACGCAGGCAGCGAGCTTCGACTGTTTCAGCGGGACCGGCTCAGACCGGATACCTTCACAGTCCTATCAATTGTTTGGAGATGTGCAGAAGCAGTTGAGCTCGCATTCACTGAGGTTCGGGGTTGACGCCCGGCAGTACAAGCTGGATGCCCAGAGTTTCGGCGCCGCCACAGGAAGCTACAGCTTCGCGGGGATAGGTGCCACGAACTCATGGACAAACGGACCCACGGCTTCCACGGCCCCGGGATTTGGCCAGGATTTCGCGGCGTTCCTTCTGGGCTTGCCCACCAGCGGCACGTACAACCTGAGCAGCCGGGGCACTTACACCGGCTACTATTATGGATTGTTCGTACAAGATGACTGGCGTATCAGGAAGAACCTGACGATCAATTTAGGCCTGCGCTACGATCATGACACCCCGTACTCGGAGAAGCTTGGGCGCACAGTAAACGGTTTTGCCTCCACTGCGACGAACCCGCTTGCTGCCGCCGCTGTTCCCGCTTACAACAGCAAGCCCATCCCTCAGATCCCAGTGGGCAGTTTCAACGTGCCGGGAGGGTTAACGTTTGCCAGTCCCAGCGATGGCTCGATCTACAGCAACACCTCGCATCTGGTGAGCCCTCGGGTTGGTTTCGCATGGTCGCCAGACTTATTTAACGGAAAAACTGTTATTCGCGGCGGTTTTGGAGTCTTTGTGCAGCCCATCGCCCTATCGAATCTGGCTCCCACCGGCGCCTACTCCAGCAGCCCGGTTCTCACGCAAGAGGGCTTCAGCCAAACCACACAGCTAGCGGTCCCCAGCAACTTCTTGTTGCCGACTACCACGCTGAGCAACCCGTTTCCAGTAATCGTGCAGCCGGCGGGTTCGGCGGCCGGCTTAGCGACCTTCAACGGCCAGAGTATTGATTTTCTCGCCCCCAATGCTAAGAATCCCTATTCAGAGCGTTGGACATTTGGCATCCAACAGTCGGTTACGCCGAATCTGCTGTTCGAGATTGCCTATATCGGCAACCACTCTGTGCATCTTCCTATCGCACTCACGCAGCTCAACGGCATTCCGCGCGCCTACTTGAGTACACTGCCATACCGCGACCAGGCGCTAATCAATTCGTTGACCGCAAACACCCCCAATCCGTTTGCAGGATTGATCCCGAATGTTGCGAGCTTCAATGGCGCGACTATAGCAGTGCGGCAGTTGCTGGCCCCGTTTCCACAATACCCCGTCGCTGATTCAACCAGTTTCAGCTCAGGCGTGGTTGAGCACAATGCCAGTCTGGGCAGTTCGTCCTTCAATAGTCTCAACGTGCGCGTGGAAAAGCGGATGTCACACGGACTGCAATTGGTAACGACTTATATCTGGTCGAAGCTGATTGAGCGGGACGAGTGGCTTAACAACACCGACCCGGCGCCAGAGAGGCGGATTTCCCCCTTCGATCACAGCCACCGCTTCATCACCGCGGTGAACTATGACCTGCCGATCGGCAACGGAAAATTGTTGAATCTAGGTTCCGGTTGGATGGATAAGGTCCTGGGCGGCTGGAGGATCAACGGCATTTACACCTACCAGACGGGCGCGCCGATCGTCTTCATGAACGGCAGCACCACCAATCCGGGCGACTATTCGTTGTGCAGCGTAGCCGTCACTGCCGTCGGGAGCTGTCCAGCGTCTGCCACATTTTTTACAGCTCCTTTACTTCTGAACAACCGGCAAACGGTTGGGACCGCCTTCGATACGTCTCATTTCGCGACGCTGACGAACTACCAGTTCCAATTTCATCTCCGTACCTTGCCCACAACCTTCAGTAATCTGAGGCAGGATGGAACGAACAACCTGGATGCTTCGATTATCAAGAGATTCGCCATGACCGAGCGGGTATACATACAGTTGCGCTTGGAGGCCTTCAACCTCCTGAACCATCCCACGTTTGGTGCTCCGAACCTGCAAGCGACCAGCACCAGCTTCGGTATCATCAACACCCAGGCCAACAGGCCGCGGCAGCTTCAGTTTGGAGCGAGGTTTGTATTCTAGCTGTCTATTCCCAGCGGGCCTGGGGTGAGGAGAAATAAGGTCACACAAAGTACCTGAGAAATATCGCATCCAGATTTGAGGTCGCGCGCACGTAATGTGCGCGCGATTTATTTTGGTGGCTCTCCATGCCTGCAGATTTGCAACCCGGCTGGTCCGTGGTACTATACCAGCGCCGTTAACGTACACGGTAAAGGATTTTTGAGTGTGACGAACCTGGTTTTCGCAGCCCAACCGGGCATTTTGATGTCGACTCTGCTCATGGGTTGTATGTGTTTCCTGCTGCCGTCACGTTCGTGTCAAACAGCGGCACTGACACCGCTTCAAATCCAGGACAATATCCCATCGGTCTATCAAACTTTCACAGACTACTTTCCCATTGGTGCTGCCATCTGGCGCGGTGACATCACCGGCCCGCACAGCGACTTGTTGAAGAAGCACTTCAACAGCATCACAACCGAGAACGACATGAAATGGAAATCCATCGAGCCTGCCGAGGGCGCATTCGACTTTGCGGCTGCCGATGCCCTGGTTGCCTTCGCAAAGGCCGATCACATGAGAATCAGAGGGCATACATTGTTGTGGCACAAGCAGAATCCTGCCTGGCTGTTCAAGGATGCGAACGGCCGCGACATGCAGCCCACAGCAGAGAACAAGGTGCTGCTGCTCAAACGTCTCGAGAACCACATCCGCGCCGTAGTTTCACATTACAAAGATGATGTGTATGCCTGGGACGTGGTCAATGAGGTCATTGATCCCAAAGAACCCGATGGCTTTCGTCGAACCAGGTGGTTCCTGATCACCGGTACCAACTACATTGATACCGCATTCCGTACCGCCCACAAGATTGCGCCCAATGCCAAGCTGTACATCAATGACTACGATACGACTGATCCGGCGAAGCGAACATTTCTCTATAACCTGGTTCGCGATCTAAAAAGCCGGGGCGTGCCCATCAACGGCGTCGGACATCAGATGCACAGCAATATAGGTTATCCGTCCGCCGATGCAATCGTGGAAACAGTGAACATGTTTTCCGGATTGGGAATGGATAACCAGATCACAGAACTGGACATTAGCATTTACAAAGATTCCACCAGCAGCTACAGAGACGTGCCGGAAGAAATTCTGGTCCAGCAGGGCTACCGCTATAGGGACTTGTTCCAGGCGTTCCGCAAGTTGAAAGGCAAAATCAGCGCAGTTACATTTTGGGGCGAGGCGGATGATCACACTTGGTTGAAGAAGTTCCCGATTCAACGGCTTGACCTGCCACTACTATTCGATGAGCAATTGCAGGCCAAGCCTGCCTATTGGGGTGTGGTAGAGCCTTCACGGCTGCCGGCGCCCGCCAGTTCAAAACCAGCGGGAATTGTCAGATGAGGCAACCGGCATACGTAACTCCGCTCGCAACGATTACTCCGCGTGAGGTGAATTCGTGAAGCGCTTCCTTTATATGGCAATTCTCGGAGCGCTGTTGTTAGGAAGTACACCAGTTCTCGTGCGCGCAGAGACGGGTTACGAAGCTTGGCTGCGCTATGCCCCGGTTGACGAGACAGCCCGTACGAAATATGAATCGTTGCCTGCGAGTGTAGTTGTGCTGGGAAATTCCGTCGTGCTCGATTCAGCGCAAAGAGAACTCATTCGCGGCTTAAGGGGCATACTGGGCAGAACCCTGCGGGCTGGTAGAAGTGAAGTTCGGGAGAGAGCCATTGTGCTGGGAACTATCGCAACCATACGCGCCGAGCATCCGGCATTACACTCCGACAGTGAACCAAGCGCAGATGGTTTTTGGCTGACGACAGGGCAGGTGCACGGCTTCGATTGCCTCATCATCACAGCGACCACAGATCGAGGTGTGTTGTATGGGGTCTTTGCGCTGTTGAGCAAGATCGCACGCAACCAAAGCATAGCCAACTTGAACGAAGTGCAGCAGCCCTATGCGCCGATACGCTGGGTGGACCAATGGGACAACCTCGACGGCCGCATTGAGCGTGGATACGCCGGGCGCTCCATCTTTTTTGAAAATGGAAGTGTCCGGTCTGATTTGACACGGGCCTCAGACTACGCGCGGCTGCTGGCCTCCGTCGGCATCAACGGATGCACCATCAACAACGTGAACGCCGATCCAAAAATGCTGGAAGATAGTTTTCTTCCGCAGCTTGCTCGCGTTGCCGATGCGTTTCGTCCCTGGGGTGTGCAGCTAGCGATTTCAATCAATCTAAGCAGCCCAAAAGTGATGGGCGGCCTGGATACCTTTGATCCGTTGGATTCTCGAGTTGAAGAATGGTGGCGCAAAAAAGTTGACGACATCTACCGGCAGATTCCCGATTTCGGAGGGTTCGTCGTCAAAGCGGATTCGGAAGGGCAGCTCGGTCCCTCTACCTACGGCCGCACGCCCGCCGATGCCGCCAACGTAATTGCTCGCGCGCTTAAGCCACACGGTGGCATCGTCTTCTACAGGGCATTTGTCTATGACCGTCATCTCGATTGGCGTGAGCCGAAAAATGATCGTGCCAAGGCTGCCTACGACAACTTCCACTCGCTCGACGGCAAATTTGACGACAACGTCATCATCCAGATCAAGTACGGACCGATAGATTTCCAGGTGCGTGAACCCGTGTCTCCACTTTTCGCCGGCTTACACAACACAAATGAAGCGATTGAGCTGCAGGTGACCCAGGAGTATACCGGCCAGCAGCGGCATCTATGTTTCCTCGCACCCATGTGGAAAGAAGTGCTCGACTTCGACCTGCACGCGGGAGATACCTCTACTCCTGTGAAAGACCTGGTGGCTGGCAAGAGCTTTCATCGTCCTGCAGGCGGCTTTGTTAGTGTCGTGAACGTCGGACTGGATGCAAACTGGCTCGCACACCCGCTCGCTATGGCAAATCTCTATGCATTTGGCCGGCTGGCGTGGAACCCTGATGTGAGCGCAAACGCAATTGCAGAAGAGTGGATACAGCTCACCTTTGGTAATGATCCGGTTATCGTGCAAACCATCACGGCGATACAACTTGTATCCTGGCATATTTATGAGAGCTATACCGGACCGCTGGGTGGTGGAACGTTGACGGATATTCTCGGAAGCCACTACGGACCGGGCGTTGATTCCTCCGAGCGAAACGGCTGGGGCCAGTGGCATCGAGCGGCTCATGAAGGTGTCGGGATGGACCGGACGGTAAGCACAGGTACGGGTTATGTGGGGCAATATCCGCCGGCTGTGGCCAGGCTCTATGAATCGGTCGAGAGCACTCCCGATGAACTGCTTTTGTTTTTCCATCATGTGCCGTACACACATGTGTTGCATTCGGGAAAGACAGTAATCCAGCATATTTACGATTCTCACTATGAAGGAGCAGAACGAGCCCAGCAGTACGTTCAGCAGTGGAAGTCACTGAAGGGCCGGATTGATGAAGAACGCTATGCAGCAACGCTGGCACGTCTGGAATATCAAGCAGGACACGCAATTGTTTGGCGTGATGCCATCTGCAATTGGTTCCTGCGAGTTTCAGGTATTTCGGATGCAAAGGGGCGGGTAGGAAATTATCCCGATCGCATTGAAGCCGAAGCCATGCAGTTGCAAGGCTACCAGCCGATGGATGTAACTCCACAGGAAACGGCCTCGGGCGGCAAAGCGGTCGAGTGTAGGTTGCCGGCAAAAATGTGCTCTGCCGTGTTTCAATTCAAAGGTGCAGCGGGATGGTACGACTTAGACGTTCAATATTTCGATCAGAACAACGGAGAGTCGAAGTTCCGAGTTCTGGTAGGCGATCAGGTAGTGGATGAATGGGTTGCCAATGATCATTTACCTACTCTAAAGGTAGGCGGCGACTCTTCTACCCGGCATCGGATCGTCAATATAGCGCTGCGCCCAGGAGATGAAGTTCGCATTGAGGGAATTCCGGACCTGGATGAGCGAGCGGCATTTGATTATGTTGAGATTCATCCGCAGGCGAATAAATAAAAGTTGGTATGGGAGTTTGAACAGAATCTCCGTATTTATTGAAATTTAAGACAATTTCGTGCTTGACAAGCTGACACACCCGACATATAGTTCACGACGCAAATTAATGTAGATGCACTAGAGCTCAGTTTGCAAGACAAATCCGGCAATATCCGTCTGGATCATATTTCTCGTAAGGCATTTTGAGTGATTGTTTTCATATATAGTTCGAGCATCAAACTAACATGAAGAGAATTGATTTTACCAACACGCAGGTAGCATCGAGTGAAACCGCGCGGGACATCAATCGCGGTGTCGTGCTGAACCTTATTCGGCGGCGGCAGCCCATCTCGCGGGCCGATCTGGCGCGCGTATCCGGATTGCAGCGAAGCACGGTTTCGCTCATTACCGAGCAGCTCATCCGCGAGAAGTGGGTTATTAACGGACCCACAGGCCGCTTGCCCCGTGGCAGGCGCCCAACATTTCTAAGGCTGAATGAAGGTCGGGCGATCCTTGTGGCCGATCTCCGGCCTGATCGCACAACGGTTGCCGTTGCGGATGTGAACGGACGTTTCCTCTCCCAGGAGGTAATGCAGACACCCTCTCATCCTCAAGCGACGGCGGAAAATCTCGTCGCGAAATTCCGTTATTTGATGAAAGCGCATCCTGACCGGATCTTTGAAGGGATTGGCATCAGTCTGCCCGGACGATTTGACGAAAAGACCCAGCGCGTAATTTTCGCGCCGAACCTAAAATGGCCCGAATTCGACTTCAAAGCCTCCATCGAGCGGGCCACGGAAATGCGGGTCGAGCTTGAGAACGCCGCCAACGCTTGTGTTCTGGCGGAGGTCTGGTTTGGCCATGGGGGCAAGGTTCGTGACCTGGTCGTGGTGACGGTGTCCGAAGGTCTCGGCACCGGGGTCTTCACGAATGGACAACTCACGCGGGGCCTGAACGGCATGGCGGGTGAGTTCGGCCATGTCTCGCTGAACCCAGAGGGCCCTCAGTGCACCTGCGGCGGTCGAGGCTGCTGGGAGGTCTATGCGTCGAATCGGGCTGCGCTCCGGTATTACCACGAATCAAGCTCAGCGTCGGATGGCCCAAATTTTCAGGATTTGATGGCGCTCGCAGATGCGGGGGACGCACTGGCAATCAAGGCCCTGGACCGGATGGCGCACGCCATCGGTAGTGGGATGCGCATGATCGTTGCCGGGCTGGCGCCGGAGGAGATCGTGCTCGTCGGCGATTTCACGCGTCAGTGGCAACGGTTTGGTCCCGTGATCGAAGCCGAAGTTGCAGCCGGGGTCCTGGTCGGAAAGCCGCCACGCGTGCGACCGGCAGAAGGAGTTATGGCACGTCTGCGTGGAACCGTTGCGCTGGTGCTGCAAAAGCACTTCGGTCCATCGGCTGATGCGGTCGAAGAAGAGAGGCCAGCCTGGGTAAGACAAAGAGTAGTTCGTTAGTACTGCGGTAGGACAAGACGGGGAACTGGTCCGGGACAGTAATTCGGGCCAAGTTAACTAAACAAAGGAGGAATTGCAATGTTCAGAGAGACTCAGAGAAATGGGGCAATTGAGGCACGTACAAATTGCAAACACACAATCGTATGTTTCATGCTGCTGCTGGTATGGATGTTCTGCACTACGGTCCACGCACAAGTTCTTTATGGTTCCTTGACCGGTAACGTTACCGATCAGACCAGCGCCATCGTGCCGCAAGCGAAAGTGGAAGCGGTCAGTGTGGGGACGGGCGTGATACGGAATGCCGAGACTGATTCCAATGGCATCTACCGCTTTCCCGAGCTGGTGCCCGGCGTTTACAAGATCTCATTTTCGGCATCGAACTTCGCCACAGTTGTAGTTGAAAATGTACGCGTGGAGGTGAATACATTGCGCCGCGTGGATATCAAGCTCAAAGTGGCGGCGTCCACGCAAACCGTCGAGGTGACTGCGGCCCCTGCGTTGCTGCAGACCGACAAGGCCGATGTGCATACCGACCTGACGGCTCAACAGGTCGAGAATCTGCCGACCATGGGTTCTCAGGGGCGCAATTTCCAATCGCTGCTGCGCCTCGTCCCCGGCGTTGGGCTGACGGCAGAGACCAACTCGCTCGCCGGCAACCCACAGCGGGCGATCAATGCCAACGTTAACGGGCAGTCCAATCAGACGGTCAACACCCGCATCGACGGCGCGCAGGATGCGTATCCCTGGCTGCCCGCGAACGTCGCCTATGTCCCGCCGGCGGATGCGATTGAGACGGTCA
Proteins encoded:
- a CDS encoding carboxypeptidase regulatory-like domain-containing protein, producing MNRLISFFILLSVILYTGAASAQETRATLSGLVTDPSSAPVVGAKITVIEIRTGTKTATVSDNAGQYTVPFLPPGDYEINAEAQGFKQFVHRAVHIESGSHPVIDIRLQIGNNTESVTVTAETPLINSADASIGQGMTTQQVEDFPLNGRNPMMVTQLAIGVIATGNPTLVHPFDNGAASGWSMGGTPAQTAEILMDGAPNATWDNRAAYSPPQEAVQEVKVKAFNTDAAFGHTGSGTINEVMKTGTNKLHGSAYGFAQPSWASANSFFNNRNNVARPNTNFNQYGLTAGGPVIVPKLYNGRNKLFWFFAWEVLKDGQPNPKLLTVPTSAERQGDFSSLLTLGSQSVQIYNPYSGTLSGTKVNRKPFMCDASGNPLAPNMTPGPTFGTQASGIPCNKIPQQLLNPVALAYLKFYPQPNVTGTATGYSNYANTATTNDDYSNELGRLDWTMSERSRLAFNVRHNSEFQSKNNYFLNNTTGSDLQRNNWGATADEVFIINPSTVLNVRANYTRLNEFHPSPSAGFDPTKLGFPSNITSTSQYLQLPAISFGSSCGNDTTQAASFDCFSGTGSDRIPSQSYQLFGDVQKQLSSHSLRFGVDARQYKLDAQSFGAATGSYSFAGIGATNSWTNGPTASTAPGFGQDFAAFLLGLPTSGTYNLSSRGTYTGYYYGLFVQDDWRIRKNLTINLGLRYDHDTPYSEKLGRTVNGFASTATNPLAAAAVPAYNSKPIPQIPVGSFNVPGGLTFASPSDGSIYSNTSHLVSPRVGFAWSPDLFNGKTVIRGGFGVFVQPIALSNLAPTGAYSSSPVLTQEGFSQTTQLAVPSNFLLPTTTLSNPFPVIVQPAGSAAGLATFNGQSIDFLAPNAKNPYSERWTFGIQQSVTPNLLFEIAYIGNHSVHLPIALTQLNGIPRAYLSTLPYRDQALINSLTANTPNPFAGLIPNVASFNGATIAVRQLLAPFPQYPVADSTSFSSGVVEHNASLGSSSFNSLNVRVEKRMSHGLQLVTTYIWSKLIERDEWLNNTDPAPERRISPFDHSHRFITAVNYDLPIGNGKLLNLGSGWMDKVLGGWRINGIYTYQTGAPIVFMNGSTTNPGDYSLCSVAVTAVGSCPASATFFTAPLLLNNRQTVGTAFDTSHFATLTNYQFQFHLRTLPTTFSNLRQDGTNNLDASIIKRFAMTERVYIQLRLEAFNLLNHPTFGAPNLQATSTSFGIINTQANRPRQLQFGARFVF
- a CDS encoding endo-1,4-beta-xylanase; its protein translation is MRSRARNVRAIYFGGSPCLQICNPAGPWYYTSAVNVHGKGFLSVTNLVFAAQPGILMSTLLMGCMCFLLPSRSCQTAALTPLQIQDNIPSVYQTFTDYFPIGAAIWRGDITGPHSDLLKKHFNSITTENDMKWKSIEPAEGAFDFAAADALVAFAKADHMRIRGHTLLWHKQNPAWLFKDANGRDMQPTAENKVLLLKRLENHIRAVVSHYKDDVYAWDVVNEVIDPKEPDGFRRTRWFLITGTNYIDTAFRTAHKIAPNAKLYINDYDTTDPAKRTFLYNLVRDLKSRGVPINGVGHQMHSNIGYPSADAIVETVNMFSGLGMDNQITELDISIYKDSTSSYRDVPEEILVQQGYRYRDLFQAFRKLKGKISAVTFWGEADDHTWLKKFPIQRLDLPLLFDEQLQAKPAYWGVVEPSRLPAPASSKPAGIVR
- a CDS encoding alpha-glucuronidase family glycosyl hydrolase, whose translation is MKRFLYMAILGALLLGSTPVLVRAETGYEAWLRYAPVDETARTKYESLPASVVVLGNSVVLDSAQRELIRGLRGILGRTLRAGRSEVRERAIVLGTIATIRAEHPALHSDSEPSADGFWLTTGQVHGFDCLIITATTDRGVLYGVFALLSKIARNQSIANLNEVQQPYAPIRWVDQWDNLDGRIERGYAGRSIFFENGSVRSDLTRASDYARLLASVGINGCTINNVNADPKMLEDSFLPQLARVADAFRPWGVQLAISINLSSPKVMGGLDTFDPLDSRVEEWWRKKVDDIYRQIPDFGGFVVKADSEGQLGPSTYGRTPADAANVIARALKPHGGIVFYRAFVYDRHLDWREPKNDRAKAAYDNFHSLDGKFDDNVIIQIKYGPIDFQVREPVSPLFAGLHNTNEAIELQVTQEYTGQQRHLCFLAPMWKEVLDFDLHAGDTSTPVKDLVAGKSFHRPAGGFVSVVNVGLDANWLAHPLAMANLYAFGRLAWNPDVSANAIAEEWIQLTFGNDPVIVQTITAIQLVSWHIYESYTGPLGGGTLTDILGSHYGPGVDSSERNGWGQWHRAAHEGVGMDRTVSTGTGYVGQYPPAVARLYESVESTPDELLLFFHHVPYTHVLHSGKTVIQHIYDSHYEGAERAQQYVQQWKSLKGRIDEERYAATLARLEYQAGHAIVWRDAICNWFLRVSGISDAKGRVGNYPDRIEAEAMQLQGYQPMDVTPQETASGGKAVECRLPAKMCSAVFQFKGAAGWYDLDVQYFDQNNGESKFRVLVGDQVVDEWVANDHLPTLKVGGDSSTRHRIVNIALRPGDEVRIEGIPDLDERAAFDYVEIHPQANK
- a CDS encoding ROK family transcriptional regulator, which codes for MKRIDFTNTQVASSETARDINRGVVLNLIRRRQPISRADLARVSGLQRSTVSLITEQLIREKWVINGPTGRLPRGRRPTFLRLNEGRAILVADLRPDRTTVAVADVNGRFLSQEVMQTPSHPQATAENLVAKFRYLMKAHPDRIFEGIGISLPGRFDEKTQRVIFAPNLKWPEFDFKASIERATEMRVELENAANACVLAEVWFGHGGKVRDLVVVTVSEGLGTGVFTNGQLTRGLNGMAGEFGHVSLNPEGPQCTCGGRGCWEVYASNRAALRYYHESSSASDGPNFQDLMALADAGDALAIKALDRMAHAIGSGMRMIVAGLAPEEIVLVGDFTRQWQRFGPVIEAEVAAGVLVGKPPRVRPAEGVMARLRGTVALVLQKHFGPSADAVEEERPAWVRQRVVR